Proteins encoded within one genomic window of Deinococcus sedimenti:
- the purE gene encoding 5-(carboxyamino)imidazole ribonucleotide mutase: MGVVMGSRSDFETMGGALDVLRDLGVPYEVRVLSAHRTPALLPTYGARAERLGLACIIAGAGGAAHLPGMLAAFTRVPVLGVPVQSRALSGQDSLLSIVQMPAGVPVATFAIGAAGAKNAALFAAAMLATTDGAVRARLDAFRAAQTQSVLDDPHFDGHPQAGGA, encoded by the coding sequence GTGGGCGTGGTCATGGGCAGCCGCAGCGATTTCGAGACCATGGGGGGCGCGCTGGACGTCCTGCGGGACCTGGGCGTGCCGTACGAGGTGCGGGTGCTGTCCGCGCACCGCACCCCGGCGCTGCTGCCTACGTACGGCGCGCGCGCCGAGCGGCTGGGGTTGGCGTGCATCATCGCGGGGGCGGGCGGCGCGGCGCACCTGCCGGGCATGCTGGCGGCGTTCACGCGCGTGCCGGTGCTGGGCGTGCCCGTGCAGTCCCGCGCCCTGAGCGGGCAGGACAGCCTGCTGAGCATCGTGCAGATGCCCGCCGGGGTGCCTGTGGCGACCTTCGCGATCGGCGCGGCGGGCGCGAAGAACGCCGCGCTGTTCGCCGCCGCGATGCTCGCGACGACCGACGGGGCCGTGCGTGCCCGGCTGGACGCCTTCCGCGCCGCGCAGACGCAGAGCGTGCTGGACGACCCGCACTTCGACGGGCACCCGCAGGCGGGCGGGGCATGA
- the purK gene encoding 5-(carboxyamino)imidazole ribonucleotide synthase, with protein sequence MTTLGQELTLGILGGGQLAQMLALAALPLGVRVTVLEPDAQAPARLCARHLHAPYTDPAGLEELAACDAVTLEFENIPVEALAALEGRVPVRPAGALLARSKHRAREKQALRDAGATTAPFEIIEAEGDLDGALTRVGGRGILKTSELGYDGKGQARVGSDAELRAAWDDLGRVPCVLEGFVTFEREVSLAVARTPSGQVAFGPLVENVHRDGILRTSVYPAQVPQGTEARARELARAVADAWKLEGLITLEFFQLPGGDLLVNEVAPRVHNSGHLTQDGGGLSQFEAQVRAVLDLPLSDWAPLHPTAMLNVVGVDGPDGQALEPDWAAIDALSGTRVHLYHKAHRHGRKVGHVNLVAPDADTLRERLSSLEPLVP encoded by the coding sequence ATGACCACGCTGGGACAGGAGCTGACGCTGGGCATTCTGGGCGGCGGGCAGCTGGCGCAGATGCTCGCGCTGGCCGCGCTGCCGCTGGGCGTGCGCGTGACCGTGCTGGAACCCGACGCGCAGGCCCCCGCCCGCCTGTGCGCCCGCCACCTGCACGCCCCGTACACCGACCCCGCCGGGCTGGAGGAGCTGGCCGCGTGCGACGCCGTGACGCTGGAATTCGAGAACATTCCCGTGGAGGCCCTGGCCGCGCTGGAGGGCCGCGTGCCCGTCCGCCCCGCCGGAGCGCTGCTGGCCCGCAGCAAGCACCGCGCCCGCGAGAAACAGGCCCTGCGTGACGCCGGGGCCACCACCGCGCCCTTCGAGATCATCGAGGCAGAGGGTGACCTGGACGGCGCGCTGACGCGGGTCGGGGGTCGGGGAATCTTGAAGACCAGCGAACTCGGGTATGACGGCAAGGGGCAGGCCCGCGTGGGCAGCGACGCCGAGCTGCGCGCCGCCTGGGACGACCTGGGCCGTGTGCCCTGCGTGCTGGAGGGCTTCGTGACCTTCGAACGCGAGGTCAGCCTCGCGGTGGCGCGCACGCCGTCCGGGCAGGTGGCTTTCGGGCCGCTCGTGGAGAACGTGCACCGGGACGGCATCCTGCGGACCAGCGTGTACCCGGCGCAGGTACCGCAGGGCACCGAGGCCCGCGCCCGTGAACTGGCCCGCGCCGTCGCGGACGCCTGGAAACTGGAGGGCCTGATCACCCTGGAATTCTTCCAGCTGCCCGGCGGGGACCTGCTGGTGAACGAGGTCGCGCCGCGCGTCCACAACAGCGGGCACCTCACGCAGGACGGCGGCGGCCTCAGCCAGTTCGAGGCGCAGGTCCGCGCCGTGCTCGACCTGCCCCTGAGCGACTGGGCGCCGCTGCACCCCACCGCCATGCTGAACGTCGTCGGCGTGGACGGCCCGGACGGGCAGGCCCTGGAACCCGACTGGGCCGCCATCGACGCCCTGAGCGGCACGCGCGTGCACCTGTACCACAAGGCGCACAGGCACGGGCGCAAGGTCGGGCACGTGAACCTCGTCGCGCCGGACGCCGACACCCTGCGCGAGCGACTGTCCAGCCTGGAGCCCCTGGTTCCCTAA
- a CDS encoding [LysW]-lysine hydrolase, translating into MTDVQGTVQDARDLLIRAVGIPSLSGQEGEVAAFLRDWMAARGFEARVDEAGNAVGERGSGPLTVALLGHMDTVPGEIPVRVDEAGVLHGRGSVDAKGPLCAFMAAVATLPDEALAAARFVVIGATEEEAPSSRGARHIRTVMQPDVVLIGEPSAWEGLTLGYKGRLVVKAQAVKENFHTAGDGSSAGDDLTEAWFRVRAWAAGAGEPGGVFGGVQATIQDLGAGTDGLHQRAWGTFGLRLPVSVSPAQAEAEIRATLTDLEGLELSFVGHETAVRHPKDNALTRAFRVAIREQGGSPVFKVKTGTSDMNVVAAHWPVPTLAYGPGDSALDHTPEERLDLAEFDRAVAVLRGALTRLALGVAKAD; encoded by the coding sequence TTGACTGACGTGCAGGGGACCGTGCAGGACGCCCGTGACCTGCTGATCCGCGCGGTGGGGATTCCCTCGCTGTCCGGGCAGGAGGGCGAGGTCGCGGCGTTCCTGCGGGACTGGATGGCCGCGCGTGGCTTCGAGGCCCGCGTGGACGAGGCCGGGAACGCGGTGGGCGAGCGGGGGAGCGGGCCGCTGACGGTGGCGCTGCTGGGTCACATGGACACTGTGCCGGGCGAGATTCCGGTGCGCGTGGACGAAGCGGGCGTGCTGCACGGGCGCGGCAGCGTGGACGCCAAGGGGCCGCTGTGCGCGTTCATGGCGGCCGTGGCGACCCTGCCGGACGAGGCGCTGGCCGCGGCGCGCTTCGTGGTGATCGGCGCGACCGAGGAGGAGGCGCCCAGCAGCCGGGGCGCGCGGCACATCCGCACCGTGATGCAGCCGGACGTGGTCCTGATCGGCGAGCCGAGCGCCTGGGAGGGGCTGACTCTGGGGTACAAGGGGCGGCTGGTCGTGAAGGCGCAGGCGGTGAAGGAGAACTTCCACACCGCCGGGGACGGCAGCAGCGCCGGGGATGACCTGACCGAGGCGTGGTTCCGCGTGCGCGCCTGGGCGGCGGGGGCCGGGGAGCCGGGCGGCGTGTTCGGCGGCGTGCAGGCCACCATTCAGGACCTGGGGGCGGGCACGGACGGGCTGCACCAGCGGGCGTGGGGCACCTTCGGGCTGCGCCTGCCGGTCAGCGTCAGTCCCGCGCAGGCGGAAGCCGAGATCCGCGCGACGCTGACCGACCTGGAGGGCCTGGAGCTGTCCTTCGTGGGGCACGAGACGGCGGTGCGGCACCCGAAGGACAACGCGCTGACGCGGGCGTTCCGCGTGGCGATCCGCGAGCAGGGCGGGAGTCCGGTGTTCAAGGTGAAGACCGGCACGAGCGACATGAACGTGGTCGCCGCCCACTGGCCCGTCCCGACCCTGGCGTACGGTCCGGGGGACAGCGCGCTGGACCACACGCCCGAGGAACGCCTGGATCTGGCCGAGTTCGACCGGGCGGTGGCGGTCCTGCGGGGCGCGCTGACGCGGCTGGCGCTGGGCGTGGCCAAGGCGGATTAA
- a CDS encoding VanW family protein, with amino-acid sequence MKRLLTTLTLALVATAHAADFKLILKDEASTIRKGELKTTPIVKSWTVPAASIKATRKVKRLSTTITPILDRMEKTINARNAKPAVFRNVKGSWVATDQTGWTLNRAATKANLLKAILSGKDTAQVVVKRAVPARSVKLLAKRGVLWHVTTGQSSYAGSPSFREKNILVGASKLDNFFIAPDHEFNFNEEIGQVDASTGFVKGFVISGGTLSKEDGGGICQVSTTVFRALYKAGLPITERHEHSHRVKYYDPVGFEATVYAPSKNLRMKNDTGKHLFIQASWDTRAETLRFDVFGANTGRTVNISKPVITDFKAPADPSYTPDDRVAPGGRRLLDTPMQGMTSVIKRTIKVKGKVTSRDTLKSVYQPWGAVYGVNPKDKRLK; translated from the coding sequence GTGAAGCGTCTTCTGACCACCCTGACCCTCGCCCTGGTCGCCACGGCGCACGCCGCCGACTTCAAACTGATCCTGAAGGACGAGGCCAGCACCATCCGCAAGGGTGAACTGAAGACCACGCCCATCGTGAAGTCATGGACGGTGCCCGCCGCCAGCATCAAGGCCACGCGGAAGGTGAAGCGCCTGAGCACCACCATCACCCCCATCCTCGACCGGATGGAGAAGACCATCAACGCCCGCAACGCGAAACCCGCCGTGTTCCGCAACGTGAAGGGCAGCTGGGTCGCCACCGACCAGACCGGCTGGACCCTGAACCGCGCCGCCACCAAGGCCAACCTCCTGAAAGCCATCCTGAGCGGCAAGGACACCGCCCAGGTCGTCGTCAAGCGCGCCGTGCCCGCCCGCAGCGTGAAACTCCTCGCCAAACGCGGCGTCCTGTGGCACGTCACCACCGGCCAGAGCAGCTACGCGGGCAGCCCCAGCTTCCGCGAGAAGAACATCCTCGTCGGCGCCAGCAAACTCGACAACTTCTTCATCGCGCCCGACCACGAATTCAACTTCAACGAGGAAATCGGGCAGGTCGACGCCAGCACCGGCTTCGTCAAGGGCTTCGTGATCAGCGGCGGCACCCTGAGCAAGGAGGACGGCGGCGGCATCTGCCAGGTCAGCACCACCGTCTTCCGCGCGCTGTACAAAGCTGGCCTGCCCATCACCGAACGGCACGAGCACAGCCACCGCGTGAAGTACTACGACCCCGTCGGCTTCGAGGCCACCGTGTACGCCCCCAGCAAGAACCTCCGCATGAAGAACGACACCGGCAAGCACCTGTTCATCCAGGCGTCCTGGGACACCCGCGCCGAGACCCTGCGCTTTGACGTGTTCGGCGCGAACACCGGCCGCACCGTGAACATCAGCAAACCCGTCATCACCGACTTCAAGGCCCCCGCCGACCCCAGCTACACCCCCGACGACCGCGTCGCCCCCGGCGGCCGCCGCCTGCTCGACACGCCCATGCAGGGCATGACCAGCGTCATCAAACGCACCATCAAGGTGAAGGGCAAGGTCACCAGCCGCGACACCCTCAAGAGCGTCTACCAGCCCTGGGGTGCAGTGTACGGCGTGAACCCCAAGGACAAACGCCTGAAGTGA